A single genomic interval of Spinacia oleracea cultivar Varoflay chromosome 6, BTI_SOV_V1, whole genome shotgun sequence harbors:
- the LOC110795707 gene encoding uncharacterized protein has protein sequence MGSAILNYVLNLWPFSGLRVDDLKLSDRLVKRLSLPEHTQPFVFAISEPENEAIVYILAAQNLSERSARDAEYLIKEVRPDAVVALVGHNTLSEIQEHEMVEGTGDLVPTSVFRVLMRCFMDKTNKDRYENLAGNLVLKEIFGIGFYGHFFVAKMLAQEIGSSFSVIESPIMKSAGAEIDSSSDTSLSSNKLQTLALRPSSLVPQDWGSLVGKFRRLHITSDIQSQMIKLVCPFLSQSFINLSPFGSPVDRESCIMEPRCNYCPPPFAQTVYPLLMDLHDIFSDIPSMGRALAYAQKMFLDVGTGEGVDADLLSEVYTFRIAVEGLRIALNNAGRLPIQKLGKSMPGKIEFHELSVEDKSHCLLAQTLRSQAKRFKTVVAVVDASSLAGLRKFWNTPIPGEVKDMVDELIVCQEVDAESTDDKKKRLLSGKPVVAVASGATAVLGVSSLSKAVPLSSIVKVFMFNVPSSLKIFLTQTHKATLFALTKILGPSKFVAPGFASSGAKASTAFKAAASAEKIRAVTHSVIASAEKTSLSAMRTAFYEIMRKRRVQPIGRKPLATFGLSVASCAGLLAYGDGIECAAESFPAAPSIASLGRGIQNLQQVSQSIGHSCGNNIQKAIESLMHRFQKLKIQ, from the coding sequence ATGGGTTCAGCAATACTCAATTATGTGCTAAATCTGTGGCCTTTTTCGGGCCTCAGAGTTGATGATCTGAAGTTATCTGATCGATTGGTTAAAAGACTTTCGCTTCCTGAACACACCCAGCCGTTTGTTTTCGCTATTAGTGAGCCAGAAAATGAGGCCATTGTATATATTCTTGCTGCACAGAATTTGTCTGAAAGATCAGCTAGGGATGCTGAATATTTAATAAAGGAAGTACGACCTGATGCAGTTGTTGCTTTAGTTGGTCATAATACATTGTCTGAAATTCAAGAACATGAAATGGTTGAAGGTACGGGTGATCTGGTTCCAACTTCAGTTTTTAGAGTTTTGATGAGGTGTTTTATGGACAAAACAAACAAAGACAGGTACGAAAATCTTGCTGGAAACTTGGTTCTGAAAGAAATTTTTGGTATTGGCTTCTATGGGCACTTCTTTGTTGCGAAGATGTTGGCACAGGAAATTGGTTCTTCATTCTCGGTTATTGAATCTCCCATTATGAAGTCAGCTGGAGCTGAAATTGATTCATCTTCTGACACTAGTTTGTCTAGTAATAAACTTCAAACTTTGGCATTGCGGCCAAGTAGCCTGGTTCCACAGGATTGGGGTTCCCTAGTTGGTAAATTTCGAAGACTTCACATTACCAGTGATATCCAGTCTCAGATGATCAAGTTGGTATGTCCATTTTTATCCCAGTCATTTATAAACTTGAGTCCTTTTGGGTCTCCTGTGGATAGAGAGTCATGTATAATGGAGCCTAGGTGCAATTATTGCCCCCCACCATTTGCACAAACGGTTTATCCCTTACTCATGGATCTTCATGATATTTTTTCTGATATTCCATCTATGGGTCGTGCTCTAGCATATGCACAGAAAATGTTTCTTGACGTGGGTACAGGAGAGGGGGTTGATGCTGATTTATTGTCTGAAGTTTATACCTTCCGTATTGCAGTGGAAGGGTTGAGGATTGCTCTGAATAATGCTGGTAGACTCCCAATCCAGAAATTAGGGAAATCTATGCCGGGCAAGATTGAATTTCATGAGCTGTCAGTTGAGGATAAATCCCATTGTCTTCTTGCACAAACCCTTCGAAGTCAGGCAAAAAGATTTAAGACAGTAGTGGCAGTAGTGGATGCTAGTAGCTTAGCTGGTCTTAGGAAGTTCTGGAACACTCCGATCCCCGGAGAAGTTAAGGATATGGTTGATGAACTTATTGTATGCCAAGAAGTTGATGCAGAAAGCACAGATGATAAAAAGAAGCGGCTGTTATCTGGTAAACCTGTAGTTGCAGTTGCTTCCGGTGCTACTGCTGTTCTGGGGGTGTCTTCCCTTTCTAAAGCTGTACCATTGTCATCTATTGTGAAGgttttcatgtttaatgttcCATCATCTTTAAAGATTTTTCTTACACAAACACATAAAGCAACTTTATTTGCACTAACCAAGATTCTTGGTCCATCAAAATTTGTGGCTCCGGGCTTTGCAAGTTCTGGGGCTAAAGCATCCACCGCATTCAAGGCGGCTGCTTCTGCGGAGAAAATTCGTGCCGTTACTCATAGTGTTATAGCTTCTGCGGAAAAGACTAGCTTATCAGCTATGAGAACTGCATTCTACGAGATAATGAGGAAACGGCGTGTTCAGCCAATTGGTAGAAAGCCATTGGCTACCTTTGGCCTTAGTGTAGCGAGCTGTGCTGGGTTGCTTGCATATGGTGATGGAATTGAATGTGCTGCTGAATCTTTTCCTGCAGCCCCTTCCATCGCTAGCTTAGGCCGTGGTATCCAAAATTTGCAGCAGGTGTCTCAATCCATCGGACATTCATGTGGAAATAATATTCAAAAAGCTATAGAGTCACTGATGCACAGGTTCCAAAAACTGAAGATCCAGTAG